The proteins below are encoded in one region of Bremerella sp. P1:
- a CDS encoding DUF1598 domain-containing protein, giving the protein MKAFVLPRVRFALLMVLGMSLAAASVYAGQVGFRQNAVGGVSIDAQGQLTSARPEVKRQLRQEMMNALEKVPGDLATPVKMRKVSLRGLNAAIKASQENNGGKLPDAVKYMAGLQRIEYVFVDEANNDVILAGPAEGWTIDESGNVVGVTTGRPVLLLEDFIVAMRSTEEARRGGITCSIDPTAEGRQNLDNYLASLTRMDASVKAGVERAMGAQVITITGVPKDSHFARVLVAADFRMKRIAMHLDPSPVRGLPSYLDMLPSARAVQNAMPRWWLACNYQPLAQSEDGLAWQLRGPGVKAMTEDEIIAEDGSVAQTGKVSAIPQKWADAMTKNYEELSVEDKIFGELRNVMDMCVIAALLEKENLLGKADLELDMIKSPASPVQLEKFATPDTVPTFFSAMKKGRQWVITASGGVDINSWEVASHTENVEGMDTLRTEQLAANTNNIWWWN; this is encoded by the coding sequence ATGAAAGCCTTTGTGCTCCCGCGCGTTCGCTTTGCTCTGCTTATGGTACTTGGCATGAGTCTCGCTGCTGCTTCTGTTTACGCAGGGCAAGTCGGCTTCAGACAAAATGCTGTCGGTGGTGTTTCCATCGATGCCCAAGGGCAGCTGACTTCCGCTCGTCCGGAAGTGAAGCGTCAGCTTCGACAGGAAATGATGAACGCATTGGAAAAGGTGCCCGGCGATCTGGCCACACCGGTGAAGATGCGTAAGGTCTCGCTTCGCGGATTGAACGCGGCGATCAAAGCCTCGCAAGAAAACAACGGCGGTAAGCTGCCTGACGCCGTGAAGTACATGGCCGGTCTGCAGCGTATCGAATACGTCTTCGTGGACGAAGCCAACAACGACGTCATCCTCGCTGGTCCCGCCGAAGGTTGGACGATTGACGAGTCGGGCAACGTGGTCGGTGTCACGACCGGTCGTCCGGTTCTGCTTCTGGAAGACTTCATCGTCGCCATGCGTTCGACCGAAGAAGCTCGCCGCGGTGGAATCACCTGCTCGATCGACCCAACCGCGGAAGGTCGTCAAAACCTGGACAACTACCTGGCCAGCCTGACTCGCATGGACGCCAGCGTGAAAGCCGGCGTCGAACGAGCCATGGGTGCCCAGGTCATCACCATCACTGGTGTGCCTAAGGATAGCCACTTTGCCCGCGTGCTGGTCGCCGCTGACTTCCGTATGAAGCGTATCGCCATGCACTTGGACCCAAGCCCTGTTCGCGGTTTGCCTAGCTACCTCGATATGCTTCCTTCGGCCCGTGCCGTGCAGAACGCCATGCCGCGTTGGTGGTTGGCTTGTAACTATCAGCCACTGGCCCAAAGCGAAGACGGCCTGGCCTGGCAGCTGCGTGGTCCTGGCGTGAAGGCCATGACCGAAGACGAGATCATTGCCGAAGACGGTTCCGTCGCTCAGACCGGTAAGGTCAGTGCCATTCCTCAGAAGTGGGCCGATGCGATGACCAAGAATTACGAAGAGCTTTCCGTAGAAGATAAGATCTTCGGGGAATTGCGAAACGTGATGGACATGTGTGTGATCGCGGCTCTGCTGGAAAAGGAAAACCTCCTGGGCAAGGCGGACCTCGAGCTGGACATGATCAAGAGCCCAGCGAGCCCAGTTCAGTTGGAAAAGTTCGCCACGCCTGATACCGTGCCAACCTTCTTCAGTGCCATGAAGAAGGGTCGCCAGTGGGTCATCACTGCTTCCGGCGGCGTCGACATCAACTCGTGGGAAGTTGCCAGCCACACCGAAAACGTCGAAGGTATGGACACGCTGCGAACCGAGCAGCTGGCTGCCAACACCAACAATATCTGGTGGTGGAACTAG
- a CDS encoding Gfo/Idh/MocA family protein: MVLHIGVVGLGCDWESRHRPALHSLQDRFKVEFICDEVALRAKSAASQFNALSPHGFRKPISSEHIDAIFLLDQQWSGLLPLQSACSAGKAVYLNTALELDSEAQAEVVRLVESTKVPFMIEFPRRFAPATIRLKELIATQLGRPKLIFCHHRITPAQGANSPRWLIIQRYLAEIFDWCRYIVDGKPESLMSVSYPRAEDPTDMEYQMLSVDFQSKEDPGQRVVAQISAGTYLRNDWPEAVSFRPPAAMQVCCENGIAFIDLPNTLIWFNGAGRHMESLEGERPVGERLFSAFHRLLENGNNHFDCLTEFRESTRVIQAARQSIAENRRVTF; encoded by the coding sequence ATGGTGTTACACATTGGTGTGGTCGGATTAGGGTGCGATTGGGAATCGCGTCACCGCCCTGCCCTTCACTCTCTGCAAGATCGCTTTAAGGTCGAATTCATCTGCGATGAGGTCGCCCTACGGGCCAAAAGTGCCGCATCGCAGTTCAATGCGCTATCCCCGCATGGATTCCGCAAGCCAATTTCGTCCGAACATATCGATGCGATTTTTTTGCTCGATCAGCAGTGGTCTGGCCTATTGCCGCTTCAATCGGCGTGCTCCGCGGGGAAGGCTGTCTATCTGAATACGGCGCTCGAACTCGATTCAGAGGCCCAGGCCGAGGTTGTGCGGCTCGTTGAATCGACCAAAGTTCCTTTCATGATCGAGTTTCCGCGGCGATTTGCCCCGGCCACGATTCGACTGAAGGAATTGATCGCCACGCAACTTGGTCGACCCAAGCTGATTTTCTGTCACCACCGCATTACACCGGCTCAAGGAGCGAACAGTCCTCGCTGGCTCATCATTCAACGCTACCTGGCCGAAATCTTCGACTGGTGCCGCTACATTGTCGACGGAAAGCCAGAGTCGCTGATGAGTGTCAGTTACCCGCGTGCCGAAGATCCGACCGACATGGAATACCAGATGCTCAGCGTCGATTTCCAGTCGAAGGAAGATCCCGGTCAGCGCGTCGTCGCTCAGATTAGTGCCGGGACTTACCTGCGGAATGACTGGCCCGAAGCGGTCTCGTTTCGACCACCAGCTGCAATGCAGGTTTGCTGTGAGAATGGGATCGCGTTTATCGATCTGCCCAACACGCTGATCTGGTTCAACGGTGCTGGTCGTCACATGGAATCGCTGGAAGGGGAACGCCCTGTCGGAGAACGGCTCTTCTCGGCATTCCATCGCTTGCTAGAGAACGGCAACAATCATTTCGATTGCTTGACCGAATTCCGCGAATCGACCCGCGTAATCCAGGCGGCTCGGCAAAGCATTGCCGAAAACCGCCGCGTTACCTTTTAG
- a CDS encoding thioredoxin family protein — protein sequence MLGITMAILLQVSAVGDTTADYSSAFKDASETGKPMLVLVGTDWCPACVTMKQSIIPRLQRAGRLSGVVYTEVDADAQPRIAHRIMSGGGYPQLALYRKTKDGWRRQVLIGVQSESTIQTLVDRAVAAQEADSDKLEVLPISQ from the coding sequence ATGCTCGGTATTACCATGGCCATTCTGTTGCAAGTTTCCGCAGTTGGCGACACGACAGCCGATTACAGCTCGGCATTCAAAGACGCCTCGGAAACCGGCAAGCCGATGCTCGTCCTCGTCGGAACAGATTGGTGCCCAGCATGCGTGACGATGAAGCAATCGATCATCCCACGCCTGCAACGCGCTGGCCGTTTGAGCGGTGTCGTCTACACAGAAGTGGATGCTGATGCCCAACCTCGAATCGCTCACCGCATCATGTCGGGCGGAGGCTACCCGCAACTGGCTCTCTACCGCAAGACGAAAGATGGCTGGCGTCGTCAGGTTCTGATTGGTGTTCAATCCGAATCGACCATCCAGACCCTGGTAGACCGCGCTGTCGCCGCTCAAGAAGCAGATAGCGACAAGCTGGAAGTCCTGCCGATCTCGCAGTAG
- a CDS encoding chemotaxis protein CheX, whose amino-acid sequence MATVAENVTGLAGTNNVLAEAVVSSVENALTMCGTSARCVGVARVPLRENGLVTGIIGVHGRVSGFITVNMSEMLAINVVEGLLQEEFGKLTSQVVDGAGEVTNMICGGIKSQLSKTAFSFQGITVPSVIVGEGYQMAFARGLEFVSATFEHDNSEAIMLDDRLLSVSMCFLKL is encoded by the coding sequence ATGGCAACCGTGGCTGAAAATGTGACCGGTCTGGCAGGAACCAACAATGTTCTTGCTGAAGCAGTAGTTTCTTCCGTTGAGAACGCTCTGACGATGTGCGGTACGTCCGCACGCTGCGTGGGTGTGGCTCGCGTGCCACTTCGCGAGAATGGCCTGGTAACAGGCATCATCGGCGTTCACGGACGCGTTTCCGGTTTCATCACGGTAAACATGTCGGAAATGTTGGCCATCAACGTGGTGGAAGGCCTGCTACAAGAAGAGTTTGGCAAGCTTACCAGCCAGGTTGTAGACGGTGCCGGCGAAGTCACCAACATGATTTGTGGTGGCATCAAGTCGCAGTTGTCCAAGACAGCGTTCTCGTTCCAGGGAATCACCGTTCCGTCCGTGATTGTAGGCGAGGGCTACCAAATGGCATTCGCACGCGGACTCGAATTCGTGAGCGCGACCTTCGAGCACGATAATTCAGAAGCCATCATGTTGGACGACCGCTTGCTTTCGGTCAGCATGTGCTTCCTGAAGCTGTAA
- a CDS encoding amino acid kinase family protein codes for MGFAVWKLGGSLFDLPDLAERIRRLHDALSPALPVVIIPGGGAFADAVRKMDQVHRLDPLDSHHLALDAMRLSASLVAGLLKQNAVTDLKTQRESIEAWARAQREPALQVWDVIDSWNTLLPEVEEAYGPTPADWRLTSDSIAATLAAHWGAEELVLVKSIDRPMESSWELRAKVGAVDKVFPQIAPHVQRIEWVNLRAQ; via the coding sequence ATGGGCTTCGCCGTTTGGAAGTTGGGCGGAAGTCTGTTTGATCTGCCTGACCTGGCCGAGCGAATTCGCCGTCTACATGACGCACTGTCCCCTGCTCTGCCGGTGGTGATCATTCCTGGCGGAGGAGCCTTCGCCGATGCCGTGCGGAAGATGGATCAAGTACATCGCCTCGATCCGCTCGACAGTCATCATCTTGCCCTCGATGCGATGCGACTATCGGCTTCGCTGGTGGCTGGTCTATTGAAGCAGAATGCGGTGACCGATCTAAAGACGCAGCGGGAGTCGATCGAGGCCTGGGCGCGTGCCCAGCGCGAGCCGGCGCTTCAGGTATGGGATGTCATCGACAGCTGGAATACGCTGCTGCCGGAAGTCGAAGAGGCCTATGGTCCGACCCCTGCCGACTGGCGACTCACCAGCGATTCAATTGCCGCGACGCTGGCTGCTCATTGGGGTGCGGAGGAACTGGTGTTGGTGAAATCGATCGATCGACCGATGGAGTCCTCCTGGGAGCTGCGGGCAAAGGTCGGGGCGGTGGATAAGGTCTTTCCCCAGATCGCTCCGCACGTCCAACGCATCGAGTGGGTGAACCTAAGGGCGCAATAA
- a CDS encoding sigma 54-interacting transcriptional regulator, whose amino-acid sequence MIAYLIIREGSKWTDVFRLVEGQNVTIGRAPTNQIVIKDDRCSRYHAEIFLSQGVWTIRDLDSRNGTTVEDSPIRGDQALTPGNIIRVANTQLAFVNDLSTAFPDGSSSSNHLFDSNAEIDQTIAGYDSEHVLDIAEPTNITHRRQQTRFLKPEIQDAKESSVVPRVGRAAARLCQLAFELAQQADIIAVANLALEGLFESTQVDSGAVLLIPRTFKGPATEKDLELISSRTDKLPVYHRISRFLANTVLREGEAVLARNVTDDSRFGSRDSKGDIHATSVLAAPIRQNGKVIGLIHLYSTDTGRIPDPEDLEFTLAVAENVALALKNLERQQELTETISQSMVEIDELRQRLGAESNIVGSSPLILDVQKQIARVAPSRATILITGESGVGKELVARAVHFASTRKKGPFVCLNCAALSESLLESELFGHEKGAFTGATDRKVGKFEAAHRGTLMLDEIGEMSEAIQAKFLRVLEGHPFERVGGNEAVQVDVRVIAATNRDLEKEVERGRFRRDLFFRLRVVEVNVPPLRKRPEDILELASYFVQKYNAETGRKILGFSQSAIDDLQKYRWPGNVRELKNVIERAVVLAQSERISSDDLALSNLTASGDTAELNATKSGYEPLSLADLEKRHIGATLRATGWNKSRTAGILGIERSTLDRKIRRYQIQPPAEA is encoded by the coding sequence ATGATCGCGTATTTGATTATTCGTGAAGGTTCCAAATGGACGGATGTTTTTCGACTCGTCGAAGGGCAAAACGTCACGATCGGTCGCGCGCCGACCAATCAGATTGTCATCAAGGACGATCGCTGTAGCCGCTATCACGCCGAAATCTTCCTCTCCCAAGGTGTCTGGACCATACGCGATCTCGACTCGCGTAATGGCACGACCGTCGAAGATTCCCCTATTCGTGGGGACCAAGCCCTGACGCCTGGTAACATCATCCGCGTGGCCAATACCCAGTTGGCGTTCGTGAACGATCTGTCGACGGCGTTTCCCGATGGTTCGTCCAGCAGTAACCATCTGTTCGATTCCAATGCTGAAATCGACCAGACGATTGCCGGCTACGACAGCGAACACGTGCTCGACATCGCCGAGCCGACCAACATCACGCATCGACGGCAACAGACACGTTTCCTTAAGCCGGAGATACAAGACGCGAAAGAGAGCTCGGTCGTACCACGTGTCGGTCGGGCAGCAGCTCGGTTGTGTCAGTTGGCGTTTGAGTTGGCCCAACAGGCCGACATCATCGCGGTGGCAAACCTGGCCCTGGAAGGTTTGTTCGAGAGCACCCAAGTCGATTCCGGCGCAGTGCTGCTGATCCCTCGCACGTTTAAGGGACCAGCGACTGAGAAGGACCTGGAACTTATTAGTTCTCGGACCGATAAGTTGCCGGTCTATCATCGCATCTCGCGGTTCCTGGCCAACACGGTCCTGCGTGAAGGGGAAGCGGTCTTAGCCCGCAACGTGACCGACGACAGTCGCTTCGGAAGCCGCGATAGCAAAGGCGATATCCATGCAACCAGTGTGCTCGCTGCTCCGATCCGACAGAACGGAAAAGTGATCGGCCTGATTCATCTTTACTCGACCGATACGGGGCGAATTCCCGATCCGGAAGATCTCGAGTTCACGCTGGCCGTCGCCGAAAATGTCGCGCTTGCGCTGAAGAATCTCGAGCGGCAACAAGAACTGACCGAAACCATTTCGCAGTCGATGGTCGAAATCGACGAACTGCGTCAGCGGTTAGGAGCCGAAAGCAATATCGTCGGAAGCAGTCCGCTGATTCTCGACGTGCAAAAGCAAATCGCCCGAGTCGCCCCCAGTCGAGCGACCATCTTGATCACCGGTGAAAGTGGTGTCGGTAAGGAACTGGTTGCCCGTGCGGTTCACTTTGCCAGCACGCGCAAGAAAGGCCCGTTCGTTTGTTTGAACTGCGCCGCGCTGAGCGAGTCGCTGCTCGAAAGCGAACTGTTTGGTCACGAGAAAGGTGCGTTCACCGGTGCGACTGATCGCAAGGTCGGTAAGTTTGAAGCAGCCCATCGCGGTACGCTCATGCTCGATGAAATCGGTGAGATGAGCGAAGCGATTCAGGCGAAGTTTCTCCGCGTTCTTGAAGGGCATCCGTTCGAGCGTGTCGGTGGCAATGAAGCGGTTCAGGTCGACGTGCGGGTGATCGCGGCCACCAACCGCGACCTGGAGAAAGAAGTGGAACGCGGTCGTTTCCGACGCGACTTGTTCTTCCGCTTGCGTGTGGTGGAAGTCAACGTTCCCCCGCTTCGTAAGCGTCCTGAAGATATCCTCGAACTGGCGTCTTACTTCGTGCAGAAGTACAACGCCGAGACCGGTCGGAAGATCCTCGGCTTCTCGCAGTCGGCAATCGACGACCTGCAGAAATACCGCTGGCCTGGAAACGTCCGCGAATTAAAGAACGTCATTGAGCGGGCCGTCGTCTTGGCTCAATCGGAACGGATCAGCTCCGATGACCTCGCGTTGTCTAACCTGACCGCTAGTGGCGATACGGCCGAGCTGAATGCTACCAAGAGTGGCTATGAACCTCTCTCGCTCGCTGATCTCGAAAAGCGTCATATTGGCGCCACCTTGCGGGCGACCGGTTGGAATAAGAGCCGCACCGCAGGAATCTTGGGGATCGAACGGTCGACGCTCGATCGGAAGATCCGCCGTTATCAAATTCAGCCCCCTGCCGAAGCCTAA